The following proteins are encoded in a genomic region of Glycine max cultivar Williams 82 chromosome 18, Glycine_max_v4.0, whole genome shotgun sequence:
- the LOC100785054 gene encoding uncharacterized protein, whose translation MNKFKKSQVLVLFVLVVLLLVTPFLPSSLRPTYLYFIINFLIMALFAEAGLISGFARPLEDKKQSASVTNSTSEKREVSNSTPTVVVGDVSEHVEKSASERVVCVTKVDKVQNSPSMPTLFFIGGGEADEEVMDEELEAEEELGGVNGQELFAKAEAFIGNFYKQLKMQSEESWIYQKAL comes from the coding sequence ATGAACAAGTTTAAGAAATCTCAAGTTCTAGTTCTCTTTGTTCTAGTTGTTCTTCTTCTCGTAACACCCTTTTTACCTTCCTCTTTGAGACCAACCTACTTGTATTTCATCATAAACTTCCTCATCATGGCACTTTTTGCTGAAGCTGGCCTCATTTCAGGTTTTGCTAGGCCTTTAGAAGATAAAAAGCAATCTGCTTCTGTTACCAATTCCACTTCTGAGAAAAGAGAAGTTTCCAATTCCACCCCCACTGTTGTTGTTGGTGATGTCTCAGAACATGTTGAAAAGTCTGCATCTGAGAGAGTTGTTTGTGTCACCAAAGTGGACAAGGTGCAGAATTCTCCTTCAATGCCTACCCTTTTCTTCATAGGGGGTGGAGAAGCTGATGAAGAAGTCATGGATGAAGAGCTTGAAGCAGAAGAGGAGCTTGGAGGAGTTAATGGGCAAGAGCTTTTTGCAAAAGCTGAGGCCTTCATTGGGAACTTCTACAAGCAACTGAAGATGCAAAGTGAGGAATCTTGGATTTATCAAAAAGCTCTTTAG
- the LOC100785588 gene encoding GDP-L-galactose phosphorylase 1, translating to MLSIKRVPTVVSNYQKEETGEAAAGGCGRNCLKSCCIQGARLPLYAFKKVDKVCGNELPLLGCKEQHPVAFLDSLVLGEWEDRMQRGLFRYDVTACETKVIPGEYGFIAQLNEGRHLKKRPTEFRVDKVLQPFDENKFNFTKVGQEEVLFQLEASNDGEVQFFPNAPIDVENSPSFVAINVSPIEYGHVLLIPRIFECLPQRIDHASFLLALQMAVEARNPYFRLGYNSLGAFATINHLHFQAYYLALPFPIEKAPTKKIAKLSGGVIISKLLNYPVRGLVFEGGHTLEDLANAVSEACICLQHNNIPYNVLISDCGRQIFLLPQCYAEKQALGEVSPELLETQVNPAVWEISGHMVLKRKKDYEEASEANAWRLLAEVSLSEERLLEVTALVFQAITSSVEMNVKPQRLEEVDAVSPNAQHAMVAGSHECLVLQ from the exons atgttgAGCATTAAGAGGGTTCCCACTGTGgtttcaaattatcaaaaagaAGAGACAGGGGAGGCTGCTGCCGGAGGTTGTGGTCGTAACTGCCTCAAAAGTTGTTGCATTCAAG GTGCGAGACTGCCTTTGTATGCTTTCAAGAAGGTGGACAAGGTTTGTGGAAATGAATTGCCTTTGCTTGGATGCAAGGAGCAGCACCCTGTGGCCTTTCTGGACTCGCTTGTTCTTGGAGAG TGGGAAGATCGCATGCAGAGAGGGCTTTTCCGCTATGACGTTACAGCCTGTGAAACCAAG gTGATTCCTGGGGAGTATGGTTTCATTGCTCAGCTGAATGAGGGTCGTCACCTCAAGAAGAGACCAACTGAGTTTCGTGTTGATAAGGTCCTCCAGCCCTTTGATGAAAACAAGTTTAACTTCACTAAAGTTGGGCAAGAAGAGGTCCTGTTTCAGCTTGAGGCTAGCAATGATGGGGAGGTTCAATTCTTTCCAAATGCACCTATTGATGTAGAGAATTCTCCTAGTTTTGTTGCCATCAAT GTGAGTCCTATTGAATATGGGCATGTGCTGCTGATTCCACGGATTTTTGAGTGTTTACCTCAAAGGATTGACCATGCAAGCTTCTTGCTTGCACTTCAAATGGCAGTTGAAGCAAGGAATCCATATTTTAGGTTGGGTTACAACAGCTTGGGTGCATTTGCAACCATTAACCATCTCCACTTTCAG GCATATTACTTGGCTCTTCCTTTTCCAATTGAGAAGGCCCCTACTAAGAAAATTGCCAAGTTAAGCGGTGGTGTGATAATATCTAAACTGTTAAACTATCCAGTCAGAGGCCTTGTCTTTGAGGGCGGTCATACACTAGAGGATTTAGCAAATGCTGTTTCAGAAGCCTGCATCTGCCTTCAGCACAACAACATACCTTACAATGTACTTATTTCAGATTGTGGAAGGCAAATATTTCTCTTACCACAG TGCTATGCAGAGAAACAAGCCCTTGGAGAAGTGAGTCCTGAGCTTCTGGAGACCCAAGTGAATCCTGCTGTGTGGGAAATTAGTGGGCACATGGTGCTGAAGAGGAAGAAGGACTATGAGGAGGCATCTGAAGCCAATGCTTGGAGGCTTCTTGCTGAGGTTTCCCTCTCTGAAGAGAGGCTTCTAGAAGTCACTGCTCTTGTTTTTCAAGCCATTACATCATCGGTTGAGATGAATGTCAAGCCTCAACGTCTTGAGGAAGTTGATGCCGTTAGCCCAAACGCACAGCATGCCATGGTGGCTGGTTCACATGAATGCCTTGTTCTCCAGTAA